A genome region from Penicillium psychrofluorescens genome assembly, chromosome: 3 includes the following:
- a CDS encoding uncharacterized protein (ID:PFLUO_004386-T1.cds;~source:funannotate) produces MDRISRMLQAAQGVGMGGGAPGGDTPNLIDNSETVHISSLALLKMLRHGRAGVPMEVMGLMLGEFVDEYTVRVVDVFAMPQSGTGVSVEAVDPVFQTKMMEMLRQTGRPETVVGWYHSHPGFGCWLSSVDINTQQSFEQLTPRAVAVVVDPIQSVKGKVVIDAFRLIQPQTVVMGQEPRQTTSNLGHLNKPSIQALIHGLNRHYYSIAINYRKTGLEENMLMNLHKHVWTEALQMSDFHEAGEHNVDRMKQLVSLAEGYEKRVKEETELTKDQLKTRYVGKVDPKKHIEDVSQQLIEDNIVAVSRQMIDKEASVARASGGKEASTGTDMEVDEDL; encoded by the exons ATGGATCGCATCAGTCGCATGCTGCAAGCTGCCCAGGGCGTGGGCATGGGAGGTGGTGCACCCGGTGGT GACACGCCAAACCTGATCGATAACTCTGAGACGGTCCACATTTCCTCCCTGGCTCTGCTGAAGATGCTACGACATGGCCGTGCTGGTGTGCCCATGGAGGTCATGGGCCTGATGCTGGGCGAGTTTGTTGATGAATACACGGTgcgggtggtggatgtgttTGCTATGCCTCAGAGTGGTACAGGTGTCAGTGTTGAGGCTGTGGATCCTGTTTTCCAGACcaagatgatggagatgctTCGGCAGACGGGACG GCCAGAAACTGTCGTTGGTTGGTACCACTCTCACCCTGGGTTTGGATGCTGGCTCTCCTCGGTCGATATCAATACCCAGCAGTCCTTCGAGCAGCTTACACCCCgtgccgtggccgtggtcgTGGACCCGATTCAGTccgtcaagggcaaggttGTCATTGATGCATTCCGTCTCATCCAGCCTCAAACGGTGGTCATGGGCCAGGAGCCCCGACAGACAACGTCCAACTTGGGACATCTGAACAAGCCTTCGATTCAGGCTCTCATCCACGGTCTCAACCGCCACTACTACAGCATTGCGATCAACTACCGCAAGACCGGACTGGAGGAGAACATGCTCATGAACCTTCACAAGCATGTATGGACCGAGGCGCTACAGATGAGCGACTTCCACGAGGCGGGCGAGCACAACGTCGACCGGATGAAGCAGCTGGTCAGCTTGGCGGAAGGCTACGAGAAGCGGGTCAAGGAGGAGACAGAATTGACCAAGGACCAGCTGAAGACGAGATACGTTGGCAAGGTGGATCCCAAGAAGC ACATCGAGGACGTGAGCCAGCAGTTGATCGAGGACAACATCGTTGCCGTGTCGCGGCAGATGATCGATAAGGAGGCCTCGGTGGCACGGGCATCGGGGGGCAAAGAAGCGTCGACTGGGACCGACatggaggtggatgaggatctcTAG
- a CDS encoding uncharacterized protein (ID:PFLUO_004384-T1.cds;~source:funannotate), with the protein MLSRAVLPLTRPNVLASAVRVSALSVQHPRFYAKGKGKTPYKLPNQAGGPKPSETANQTANSASTPGKEYAPEQAEFDTQAEPEKEPEQHQQPQASQKPLPDLTQGIPSTLAAELEGRSKKSGATQLNLTEDPSQTEDYADDGRGGGDIPKGGYETSGDRRKARMANIVYGVMLLGAVSGVGYLGRNWDTAEEERVHPEQPSGWGFGLWYARIRARFSDITSYYKDPAFPQLLPDEDPNMRQPYTLVLSLEDLLVHSEWSREHGWRVAKRPGVDYFLRYLNQYYELVLFTSVPSMMADQVLRKLDPYRIIRWPLFREATRYKDGEYIKDLAYLNRDLSKVILIDTKEEHARLQPENAIVMNKWTGDPKDKTLVALIPFLEYLAGMGVEDVRPVLKSFEGTDLPVEFSKREKAMRERFEKELAEEQKKKPSMSIGSFASALGLKSTRTLDGEASPSEGLAQGKMLWDQIRERGQRNYELIEKEIRENGDKWLAEMAAEEEKARQEQMKSMKGSFTGMFGAGDKKE; encoded by the exons ATGCTGAGCCGTGCCGTCTTGCCTCTGACGAGGCCCAATGTCCTCGCCTCTGCCGTCCGCGTGTCGGCCCTGTCGGTCCAGCATCCCCGGTTCTACGCGAAGGGAAAGGGCAAAACCCCCTACAAGCTGCCCAACCAAGCCGGTGGCCCCAAGCCCAGCGAGACTGCAAACCAGACGGCGAACTCTGCTTCGACACCAGGCAAGGAATATGCCCCTGAACAGGCCGAGTTCGATACCCAGGCCGAGCCGGAAAAGGAACCTgaacagcaccagcagccacaaGCATCCCAGAAGCCGCTCCCCGATCTCACACAGGGTATCCCCTCGACACTCGCTGCGGAACTGGAAGGCCGATCGAAGAAAAGCGGAGCTACCCAGCTGAACCTGACGGAGGATCCCTCCCAGACTGAAGACTatgccgatgatggtcgAGGCGGCGGGGACATCCCCAAGGGAGGCTACGAGACCTCGGGCGACCGCCGCAAGGCCCGCATGGCGAACATCGTGTACGGagtgatgctgctgggcgcggTGTCGGGTGTGGGCTACCTGGGCCGGAACTGGGacaccgccgaagaagagcgagTCCACCCCGAACAACCCTCAGGCTGGGGGTTCGGACTGTGGTACGCTCGTATTCGGGCCCGCTTCAGTGATATTACCAGCTACTACAAGGACCCCGCATTCCCGCAGCTGCTGCCCGATGAGGATCCCAATATGCGTCAGCCGTACACCCTCGTGCTCAGTCTGGAGGATCTCCTTGTTCACAGCGAGTGGAGCCGTGAGCATGGATGGCGTGTTGCGAAGCGGCCTGGTGTCGACTATTTCCTGCGCTATCTGAACCAGTACTACGAATTGGTGCTTTTCACCAGTGTGCCCAGTATGATGGCGGACCAGGTTCTGCGGAAATTGGACCCCTACCGCATCATCCGCTGGCCTTTGTTCCGTGAAGCTACCCGATACAAGGATGGCGAGTACATAAAG GATCTGGCATACCTGAACCGAGACCTGTCCAAGGTGATCCTTATCGACACCAAGGAAGAGCACGCGCGTCTGCAGCCAGAGAACGCCATCGTGATGAACAAGTGGACCGGCGATCCCAAGGACAAGACCCTGGTGGCATTGATCCCGTTCCTGGAGTACCTCGCCGGGATGGGTGTTGAAGACGTGCGTCCGGTGCTGAAGTCCTTCGAAGGTACAGACCTCCCCGTCGAGTTTTCCAAGCGCGAAAAGGCCATGCGCGAGCGCTTCGAGAAGGAGCTCGCCGaggaacagaagaagaagccctcGATGAGCATTGGCAGCTTCGCCTCTGCCCTGGGCCTGAAGTCGACCCGCACCCTCGACGGCGAagcctcgccctcggaggGTCTGGCACAGGGCAAGATGCTCTGGGACCAGATCCGCGAACGTGGCCAGAGGAACTACGAGCTGATTGAGAAGGAGATCCGCGAGAACGGCGACAAATGGCTCGCTGAGATGGctgctgaggaggagaaggctCGTCaagagcagatgaagagcaTGAAGGGCTCCTTCACTGGCATGTTCGGTGCTGGTGACAAGAAGGAGTAG
- a CDS encoding uncharacterized protein (ID:PFLUO_004385-T1.cds;~source:funannotate) — MIASNVQNKVRLLETPEVIELAEGEQDSTHVEAFRFLDLPSEIRVLIYHFVLFTPTRKSALRSNGSVGASAKKSKPLAPTSHRIALFLVSHLVHDEATHYFYSCQTFRLFPVQDFARMPSVRALPRRHRPSITTIELILGSSWTAPPRSWAVNAGLGLQEMTRLRTLKVFIQCDPSHPVFEGFRISKDFYTEFAGTLFQQIVERLPGLVQVEFDAYPSVQKNGSLMSRLLHDTETAQKKILWGPERGWTDYDDKNHEDNEGGDDGGADAAFDGLRADEPDPTDPGVRETDVVDALRNAFRAVSLGS, encoded by the coding sequence atgatTGCCAGCAACGTCCAGAACAAGGTCCGCCTGCTCGAAACCCCCGAAGTCATCGAGctggccgagggcgagcaaGACTCGACACATGTGGAAGCCTTCCGGTTTCTCGACCTCCCTTCTGAGATCCGGGTGCTTATCTACCATTTCGTACTCTTCACGCCAACACGAAAAAGCGCCCTCCGATCTAATGGGTCTGTCGGAGCCTCCgcaaagaaaagcaagcCTCTAGCACCCACCTCCCACCGCATTGCACTGTTCCTCGTATCGCATCTCGTCCACGATGAAGCAACCCACTACTTCTACTCCTGCCAGAccttccgcctcttcccCGTACAGGACTTTGCTCGCATGCCCAGTGTGCGGGCCTTACCGCGTCGCCACCGCCCCTCAATTACAACCATTGAGCTGATACTGGGGTCCAGCTGGACAGCGCCGCCGCGGTCCTGGGCTGTGAATGCCGGTCTGGGACTGCAGGAGATGACGCGGCTGCGCACGCTCAAGGTGTTTATTCAGTGCGACCCCTCGCACCCTGTTTTCGAGGGATTCCGCATTTCCAAGGACTTCTATACCGAGTTTGCGGGGACGCTGTTTCAGCAGATTGTCGAACGCCTGCCGGGTCTTGTGCAGGTGGAATTCGATGCGTATCCCTCTGTGCAGAAGAATGGTTCATTGATGAGCCGTTTGTTACATGACACGGAGACGGCGCAGAAAAAGATTCTGTGGGGTCCGGAACGAGGTTGGACAGACTATGATGACAAGAATCATGAAGACAAcgagggtggtgatgatggtggtgctGACGCTGCTTTCGACGGGCTTAGGGCTGATGAACCAGACCCGACTGACCCCGGTGTTCGTGAGACAGACGTCGTGGACGCACTGAGAAACGCGTTCCGGGCAGTCTCCCTGGGATCGTGA
- a CDS encoding uncharacterized protein (ID:PFLUO_004390-T1.cds;~source:funannotate), whose product MSAIARSETQQMSALIPPQGVKRGDCVEVAHPLEGRGGDELTLRRGDQIELLELDDEYGDGWYLGRQLRTGKIGLFPAVYLMGATTSAIASEKTESPVQMNTPTLPTSFAPASGETTPQASRHTSASDMQAPQLDSETPQPSPRQQTQRATSSPLPPRPNLAADMQAFRTSMDKHINGEESPVMNETLSVIDEHITDMNTPRHSLSMTQETKPMNDSGSEYSSHLSHRISYINGHETDEEESSQPTETEVRKWSQKEASRYMRGLGVDPKHCEIFEEQEITGDVLLDMDQDFIFMKEFDFGVMGKRLKTWHKVKAFQEEIKRPKTLHTVVSRGSSFSGHQDERTLSRAGHTGPLLPRIPSLAEKSKTYPSPRALPAQHPRLASNNSSPIGAHTPTFGHDSSRRVSAASIRELNHARRHSSIDSTNRGDGYHQNKASLDRSWTLNTNGQGLPARPGTSMGTISDGIQRFRGPLATESDSPVSAPEHYDDFDRGYFSGTDADPRRNRRVLQKRTSVAGSANHSRKSSYAEDSYRVKGAGKRYSRIGSLDSLRDATKDVSSASQTYDAVPSKSRFRSLSTRVSERGADGKSSHGFFSSFAPLVGRGDSESSPRSSTSQLQQSFKNAGPKFRRAVGLRAISDIVGKSPDTSAPVSPRDYDPSSPTTRTGSTTPSATSKSSERHSTDGSGKAAEGAGFMIRPRTVKTKKDTSAYRSGLEKKSPLEQMDGCDYSGWMKKRSSNLMTTWKPRLFILRGRRLSYYYSDTDTEERGLIDITAHRVLRADNDPIITLHATFTGSTAMTMAPAPTSPTETTSKMFPSGMMVSPAAFFQKDGQKPFFFKLVPPKTGNSRTVQFTKPAVHYFQVDNVQEGRKWMAALMKATIERDLDQIVETTNKQKTISLKQAQQMNQRPPALLDGPTKLDDESPSVNEDNEEKWHEVDKPDADKPDVDKPLPGIDPKEDGEDDDNDKDEKEGVLKDADRPMSNPLGSLGDTGPSSLLPEHLMKTGSH is encoded by the exons ATGTCTGCGATCGCGAGATCTGAGACCCAACAAATGTCTGCCCTGATCCCGCCCCAGGGCGTCAAGCGCGGTGATTGTGTCGAGGTTGCCC ATCCTCTCGAAGGGCGTGGAGGTGATGAACTCACATTGAGAAGAGGCGATCAAATCGAACTactggagctggacgatgaaTATGGCGACGGCTGGTACCTGGGCAGGCAACTGAGAACGGGCAAAATTGGCCTCTTCCCAGCCG TCTACCTCATGGGTGCCACCACCTCGGCAATCGCATCTGAGAAGACGGAATCGCCGGTACAGATGAACACACCTACGCTACCAACCTCCTTTGCGCCAGCTAGTGGCGAGACAACCCCTCAAGCCTCGCGACACACGAGTGCCTCGGATATGCAGGCGCCCCAGCTTGACTCGGAAACTCCGCAGCCTTCTCCAAGGCAACAAACCCAGCGAGCGACCTCGTCCCCATTGCCCCCCCGCCCCAATTTGGCGGCCGACATGCAAGCCTTCCGCACTTCCATGGATAAACACATCAATGGAGAGGAAAGCCCCGTCATGAATGAAACGTTGAGTGTCATCGATGAACATATAACCGATATGAATACTCCTCGCCACAGCCTCTCGATGACGCAAGAAACCAAGCCAATGAACGATTCTGGCAGTGAATATAGTAGCCATCTCAGTCACCGAATTTCTTACATCAATGGACACGAGACtgatgaggaggagagcAGTCAGCCGACGGAGACGGAAGTACGCAAATGGAGCCAGAAGGAAGCCTCCAGGTACATGCGGggcctcggcgtcgaccCAAAGCATTGCGAGATTTTCGAGGAACAGGAGATCACCGGCGACGTTCTTCTTGATATGGATCAAGATTTCATTTTCATGAAGGAGTTCGACTTTGGTGTGATGGGCAAGCGGCTAAAGACCTGGCACAAAGTCAAAGCGTTtcaggaagagatcaagcGCCCCAAGACACTCCATACAGTGGTCTCCAGAGGTTCCAGCTTTTCCGGTCACCAAGACGAGCGAACTTTGTCTCGTGCCGGTCATACAgggcctcttcttcctcggatCCCGAGTCTAGCAGAGAAGTCCAAAACATACCCATCCCCTCGGGCGTTGCCAGCTCAGCACCCGAGGCTggccagcaacaacagcTCTCCTATAGGAGCGCACACCCCTACGTTTGGCCATGACTCTTCCAGGAGGGTTTCCGCAGCATCAATCCGGGAGTTGAACCACGCTCGTCGTCATTCCTCTATTGACTCCACCAACCGAGGTGACGGCTACCACCAGAACAAAGCATCTCTCGACCGGTCCTGGACCCTCAATACCAACGGCCAGGGACTGCCAGCTCGTCCGGGCACCTCAATGGGCACAATTTCGGATGGCATTCAGCGATTCCGGGGTCCATTGGCCACCGAATCTGACTCACCTGTCTCTGCACCCGAGCACTATGACGACTTTGATCGAGGCTACTTTTCAGGGACTGATGCGGACCCGCGCCGAAACCGCCGCGTTCTGCAGAAACGTACATCTGTCGCGGGCAGTGCTAACCACTCGCGGAAGTCGAGTTATGCCGAGGATTCTTACCGGGTAAAGGGTGCGGGTAAACGGTATTCCCGCATCGGTAGCCTTGACTCGTTACGGGACGCAACCAAGGACGTATCTTCAGCCTCGCAGACCTATGACGCCGTCCCTTCGAAGAGCCGGTTCCGCAGTCTCAGCACTCGCGTTTCCGAGCGGGGTGCTGATGGCAAATCAAGCCATGgattcttctccagctttGCGCCTCTGGTTGGACGGGGAGATTCAGAGAGCTCCCCTCGCTCCTCAACTTCCCAGTTACAGCAATCCTTCAAAAATGCAGGCCCCAAGTTCCGACGCGCCGTGGGCCTTCGTGCCATCTCGGACATCGTTGGTAAGAGCCCCGACACCTCTGCCCCAGTCTCTCCACGGGACTATGATCCCTCTTCGCCAACAACTCGGACCGGCTCCACGACTCCATCTGCGACGTCGAAGAGCTCGGAACGACACAGCACCGACGGGTCTGGCAAGGCCGCTGAGGGCGCCGGCTTCATGATCCGCCCACGGACGgtcaagaccaagaaggacaCAAGCGCGTACAGGAGTGGCCTGGAAAAGAAATCGCCGCTGGAGCagatggatggatgtgaCTACTCCgggtggatgaagaagaggtcGTCAAATCTGATGACGACTTGGAAGCCGCGCCTGTTCATCTTGCGCGGTCGTCGGCTGTCGTACTATTATTCCGACACCGATACCGAGGAGAGAGGCCTAATCGACATCACCGCTCACCGGGTACTTCGAGCCGACAACGATCCCATCATCACTCTCCATGCGACCTTCACCGGCTCTACTGCCATGACCATGGCCCCGGCCCCAACGTCTCCAACCGAAACTACCAGCAAGATGTTTCCGAGTGGCATGATGGTCTCCCCGGCAGCCTTTTTTCAGAAAGACGGACAGAAAccgttcttcttcaagcTGGTCCCACCGAAAACGGGCAACTCACGCACCGTGCAATTCACCAAGCCTGCAGTCCACTACTTCCAGGTCGACAACGTCCAGGAGGGCCGGAAGTGGATGGCCGCTTTGATGAAGGCCACGATCGAGCGTGATCTGGACCAGATTGTCGAGACGACCAACAAGCAGAAGACCATCAGCTTGAAACAGGCGCAGCAAATGAACCAGCGCCCGCCGGCGCTGCTCGACGGGCCGACCAAATTGGACGATGAAAGCCCGTCAGTTAACGAGGATAATGAAGAAAAATGGCACGAGGTCGACAAGCCTGATGCGGACAAGCCTGATGTGGACAAGCCTCTCCCTGGTATCGACCCGAaagaggatggcgaggacgacgacaacgacaaggacgaaaaagaaggcgtTCTCAAGGACGCTGATCGGCCCATGTCGAATCCCCTGGGGAGCCTGGGGGACACTGGCCCTTCGAGCTTGCTCCCTGAGCACTTGATGAAGACTGGATCTCACTGA
- a CDS encoding uncharacterized protein (ID:PFLUO_004388-T1.cds;~source:funannotate) — protein sequence MSKRGRGGAAGNKLKMTLGLPTGAVMNCCDNSGARNLYIVSVKGIGARLNRLPAAGVGDMVMATVKKGKPELRKKVMPAVVVRQSKPWRRPDGIYLYFEDNAGVIVNAKGEMKGSAITGPVGKEAAELWPRIASNSGVVM from the exons ATGTCTAAGAGAGG TCGTGGCGGTGCCGCCGGCAACAAGCTGAAGATGACTCTCGGTCTGCCTAC TGGCGCCGTGATGAACTGCTGCGACAACTCCGGTGCGCGCAACCTGTACATCGTCTCGGTGAAGGGTATCGGTGCCCGCCTGAACCGCCTCCCCGCCGCCGGTGTCGGAGACATGGTCATGGCCACCGTCAAGAAGGGAAAGCCCGAGCTCCGCAAGAAGGTCATGCCCGCCGTCGTCGTCCGCCAGAGCAAGCCCTGGCGCCGTCCCGACGGCATCTACCTCTACTTCGAGGACAATGCCGGTGTGATCGTCAACGCCAAGGGTGAGATGAAGGGATCGGCCATCACTGGTCCGGTTGGAAAGGAGGCTGCTGAGCTTTGGCCC CGTATCGCCTCCAACTCCGGTGTCGTCATGTAA
- a CDS encoding uncharacterized protein (ID:PFLUO_004389-T1.cds;~source:funannotate), producing MFLRALLSRAVALLLPLTLTATVYLYLYPLFKGCAFPLPQAHTSQPNSLFQRLQQDPVVHTLLHGFSGPDATADPNTQPAIFRLLVLADPQLEGDTSLPLPEYELVPRIRSHWRSIHDAIGNASATTPLPLSLLAHDVRSNITAGLTELVTKDAPRALRSVVKRIDLIGNDYYLAHIYRTLFWWTRPTHTTVLGDLVGSQWVTDEEYAERGERYWKRVFRGGERVDDEITKTGAAGYSNDVEILEPLAGPDADPAWARRIINIAGNHDIGYAGDISEARMERFERVFGRANWDIRFQHPPVQVDVNSSFAEVINPTLHLVNLNSLILDTPALSPDLQTRTYAYLNDVLSHRSHPVDDPTFTLLLTHVPLHKKAGVCTDEPYFDFHDADDDEGPDDIPRWKESGLKEQNHLSDHASANGILQGIFGMSGDDGAVHDGRGRNGLILTGHDHTGCDVVHYVDRSPKEKDEDEEDTSEEKKEEADASWGWSAKRYFAQFPSSSQIPEDTPSVREVTLRSMMGEFGGNAGLLSVWFDSSSDVREWKYAITMCPAGVQHIWWAVHILLLVTVVVVLLHVIVNHFTEPSPVAAGRLAPRTHEPNGEAHGRRIKAQRLSSKKTRSPKEARDQKK from the coding sequence ATGTTTCTGCGCGCGTTGCTTTCGCGAGCTgtggcgctgctgctcccACTCACCCTGACAGCCACGGTCTACCTCTACCTCTACCCACTGTTCAAGGGCTGCGCATTCCCTCTACCGCAAGCACACACCTCCCAACCGAACAGTCTCTTCCAAAGACTCCAGCAAGATCCAGTGGTTCACACGCTGCTCCACGGTTTCAGCGGCCCAGACGCCACAGCAGACCCAAACACGCAGCCCGCCATCTTCAGactcctcgtcctcgcaGACCCCCAGTTGGAAGGAGACacttctctccctctcccggAATACGAGCTCGTGCCTCGCATACGTTCGCACTGGCGCAGCATCCACGAtgccattggcaatgcgTCCGCCACAACGCCGCTTCCGCTTTCACTCCTGGCCCACGATGTCCGCTCCAACATCACAGCCGGCCTCACGGAACTCGTCACGAAGGACGCTCCACGCGCACTACGCTCCGTGGTGAAAAGAATCGACCTCATCGGAAATGACTACTACCTCGCGCACATCTACCGCACCCTCTTCTGGTGGACGCGGCCGACGCACACCACCGTGCTGGGTGACCTGGTCGGGAGTCAGTGGGTGACGGATGAGGAGTATGCAGAGCGCGGCGAGCGATATTGGAAACGTGTGTTTCGGGGCGGAGAGCGCGTGGACGATGAGATTACCAAGACGGGTGCTGCTGGGTATAGCAACGACGTGGAGATTCTGGAGCCTCTAGCCGGTCCAGATGCGGACCCGGCATGGGCGAGGCGCATTATCAATATCGCTGGAAACCACGATATCGGGTACGCGGGGGATATCAGCGAGGCGCGGATGGAGCGGTTCGAGCGCGTGTTCGGGCGTGCGAATTGGGATATCCGGTTCCAGCATCCGCCTGTGCAGGTGGATGTCAATTCCTCTTTTGCGGAAGTCATCAACCCCACGCTGCATCTGGTTAATCTGAACTCGCTCATTCTCGACACTCCGGCTTTATCGCCGGATCTCCAGACACGGACATACGCCTACCTGAACGATGTTCTCAGTCATCGCAGCCACCCTGTCGATGACCCTACCTTTACACTGCTCCTGACGCATGTGCCGCTGCATAAGAAAGCTGGGGTTTGCACTGACGAACCGTATTTTGATTtccatgatgccgatgatgatgaggggCCCGATGATATTCCGCGCTGGAAGGAGAGTGGTCtgaaagaacagaatcaCCTCAGTGACCATGCCAGCGCAAATGGTATCCTGCAGGGTATCTTCGGTATGAGCGGCGACGACGGAGCGGTTCAtgatggacgaggtcgaAACGGGCTCATCCTGACGGGGCATGACCATACGGGCTGCGATGTCGTTCACTATGTGGACCGGTCAcccaaggagaaggacgaagatgaagaagatacctccgaagagaaaaaagaagaagcagacgcaAGCTGGGGATGGTCCGCAAAACGCTACTTCGCCCAATtcccatcttcttctcagaTACCCGAAGACACACCTTCAGTCCGCGAGGTAACCCTGCGGTCAATGATGGGCGAATTCGGCGGCAACGCAGGTCTGCTATCAGTCTGGTTTGATTCCTCTTCCGACGTCCGCGAATGGAAGTACGCAATCACGATGTGTCCCGCTGGCGTGCAGCACATCTGGTGGGCGGTGCATATACTCCTGCTcgtgacggtggtggtggttttgCTACATGTTATTGTTAATCATTTCACGGAGCCGAGCCCAGTAGCAGCTGGGCGGCTTGCTCCGCGGACTCACGAGCCGAATGGGGAGGCGCATGGGCGGAGAATTAAGGCCCAGCGGCTTTCCTCGAAGAAGACTCGGTCTCCAAAAGAGGCTCGGGATCAGAAGAAATAA
- a CDS encoding uncharacterized protein (ID:PFLUO_004387-T1.cds;~source:funannotate) — protein sequence MAAEPLTTPSGVNNKKVAYFYDSDVGNYAYVSGHPMKPHRIRMAHSLVMNYGLYKKMEIYRAKPASKYEMTQFHTDEYIDFLSKVTPDNMDNFSKEQSKYNVGDDCPVFDGLFEFCGISAGGSMEGAARLNRNKCDIAVNWAGGLHHAKKSEASGFCYVNDIVLGILELLRFKQRVLYVDIDVHHGDGVEEAFYTTDRVMTVSFHKYGEYFPGTGELRDIGVGPGKYYAVNFPLRDGINDDSYQSIFEPVIKSVMEWYRPEAVVLQCGGDSLSGDRLGCFNLSMRGHANCVNYVKSFNLPTLILGGGGYTMRNVARTWAFETGILVGEGLGSHLPFNDYYEYFAPDYELDVRPSNMDNANTREYLDKIRNQVVENLKRTAFAPSVQMTDVPRNPMVEGMDDDADDILDDLDEDENKDKRFTERRFDQFVEKVGELSDSEDEETSAANGVRRQPGAVRRRNLANYRNLDPLESGMDSGIATPQEASSVADGDVGTGLDTNMTDAPRTEPEIGTALDSAELTSQAEGTPADGDRMVVESEGPTAASQQPSPPQNDEDINMEDAGPATTTGAADTAAEPKEEKPAVEAAPTQPASPPRAQSPAKDGPEAAGEKTEPAPGAETEASKETAVDEVATKQEE from the exons ATGGCTGCTGAGCCGCTCACCACCCCCTCCGGGGTCAACAACAAGAAAGTGGCCTACTTCTACGACTCCGATGTGGGCAACTATGCCTACGTCTCGGGCCACCCAATGAAGCCTCACCGTATAAGGATGGCACACAGCCTGGTCATGAACTATGGCCTATacaagaagatggagatATAC CGTGCCAAACCTGCTTCCAAATACGAGATGACCCAATTCCACACGGACGAGTACATTGACTTTTTGTCGAAAGTCACTCCCGATAACATGGATAACTTCTCGAAGGAGCAGAGCAAATACAACGTGGGTGATGACTGCCCGGTTTTCGACGGTCTGTTCGAATTCTGCGGGATCAGCGCCGGCGGCAGTATGGAGGGTGCTGCGCGGCTCAACCGCAATAAATGTGATATCGCCGTTAACTGGGCGGGTGGCCTACACCATGCCAAGAAGAGCGAGGCAAGTGGCTTCTGCTACGTAAATG ACATTGTCCTCGGAATTCTCGAGCTTTTGCGCTTCAAACAGCGCGTTCTTTACGTTGACATCGATGTtcatcatggcgatggtgtCGAGGAGGCCTTTTATACTACGGACCGTGTCATGACCGTTTCTTTCCACAAGTACGGCGAGTACTTCCCCGGCACCGGTGAGCTACGCGACATCGGTGTTGGACCGGGCAAATACTACGCTGTGAACTTTCCTCTTCGCGATGGCATCAATGATGACTCGTACCAGAGCATCTTCGAACCCGTGATCAAAAGCGTCATGGAGTGGTATCGCCCTGAGGCGGTTGTCCTGCAGTGCGGTGGCGACAGTCTGTCGGGTGATCGGCTAGGCTGTTTCAACCTGAGCATGCGTGGGCATGCCAACTGCGTCAACTACGTCAAGAGCTTTAACCTGCCCACTCTCATCctcggtggcggtggctaCACCATGCGCAACGTGGCGCGTACATGGGCTTTTGAGACTGGTATCCTTGTTGGAGAGGGTCTGGGATCCCACCTGCCATTCAACGATTACTACGAG TATTTCGCTCCCGACTATGAGCTGGACGTCCGACCCTCCAACATGGACAACGCGAACACAAGAGAGTATCTGGACAAGATTCGCAACCAGGTGGTCGAGAATTTGAAGCGCACTGCTTTTGCTCCTTCGGTCCAGATGACGGATGTGCCGCGTAATCCGATGGTGGAGGGCATGGATGACGATGCGGACGATATCCTTGATGAtctggacgaagacgagaaCAAGGACAAACGTTTCACGGAGCGACGATTTGACCAGTTCGTCGAGAAGGTTGGTGAACtcagcgacagcgaggatgaggaaacCAGCGCTGCCAATGGTGTTCGTCGCCAGCCGGGTGCTGTTCGCCGCCGCAACCTGGCCAACTACCGCAACCTGGATCCTCTTGAGTCTGGTATGGACAGCGGCATTGCGACCCCGCAGGAAGCCTCGTCTGTTGCCGACGGAGATGTTGGCACCGGTCTTGACACCAATATGACTGACGCTCCGCGAACTGAACCCGAAATCGGTACTGCTCTAGATTCAGCAGAGTTAACCTCTCAAGCGGAAGGTACCCCGGCCGATGGTGACCGTATGGTCGTCGAGAGTGAGGGTCCGACTGCGGCTTCCCAGCAACCATCCCCTCCTCAGAACGACGAAGACATCAACATGGAGGATGCCGGTCCCGCGACTACCACTGGAGCTGCTGATACTGCCGCAGAAcccaaggaggagaagccggCTGTCGAGGCCGCGCCCACGCAACCCGCCTCTCCTCCGCGCGCCCAATCTCCTGCAAAGGACGGCCCGGAAGCTGCGGGAGAGAAGACCGAGCCCGCTCCCGGTGCAGAAACCGAAGCTTCCAAGGAAACCGCTGTCGATGAAGTGGCCACCAAGCAGGAGGAATAG